In Aureibaculum algae, the following are encoded in one genomic region:
- the mnmG gene encoding tRNA uridine-5-carboxymethylaminomethyl(34) synthesis enzyme MnmG yields MFQDIYDVIVVGGGHAGSEAAAASANMGSKTLLITMSLQNIAQMSCNPAMGGIAKGQIVREIDALGGYSGIVSDKSAIQFKMLNKSKGPAMWSPRVQSDRMRFAEEWRNMLEQTENLDFFQDMVNGLIVENGKITGVKTGLGLTIKCKSVILTAGTFLNGLIHIGDKNFGGGRAGEKASTGITEDLVKLGFESGRMKTGTPPRVDGRSLDYSKMTEQPGDVKPEKFSYTKLTKPLVHQKSCHMTYTSLEVHDLLRTGFDRSPMFNGRIQSIGPRYCPSIEDKIDRFATKDRHQMFIEPEGWNTVEVYVNGFSTSLPEDVQAKALRKVAGFEHVKFFRFGYAIEYDYFPPTQLKHTLETKLVENLYFAGQINGTTGYEEAGSQGLMAGINAALKIQEREPFILKRSEAYIGVLIDDLITKGTEEPYRMFTSRAEYRTLLRQDNADLRLTPMSYEIGLASIEQLDRVHEKQEKTDLFVAFLKETSIKPEDVNPILINKKTAEVDQSMKMIKLASRPQLDFDDVRQFPGVNDFIIDNIIDDEIVEQTEIHVKYAGYIEKEKNNADKLNRLENISIPSDFDYHKLKSLSFEAREKLSKIQPTSISQASRISGVKPSDVSVLLVYMGR; encoded by the coding sequence ATTTTTCAAGACATATATGATGTAATTGTAGTTGGTGGTGGTCATGCGGGTAGTGAAGCTGCAGCGGCTAGTGCTAATATGGGCTCTAAGACCTTACTAATTACCATGAGCTTACAAAATATCGCTCAGATGAGTTGTAACCCTGCTATGGGTGGTATTGCTAAAGGACAAATTGTTAGAGAGATTGATGCCTTGGGTGGTTATAGTGGAATTGTTTCTGATAAGTCTGCTATTCAATTTAAAATGCTGAATAAATCTAAAGGACCTGCTATGTGGAGTCCAAGGGTTCAGAGTGATAGAATGCGATTTGCTGAAGAGTGGAGAAATATGTTGGAGCAAACTGAGAATTTAGATTTCTTCCAGGATATGGTCAATGGTTTGATTGTAGAAAATGGAAAAATCACAGGTGTAAAAACGGGTTTGGGATTGACTATAAAGTGTAAGTCGGTTATTTTAACAGCAGGTACTTTTTTAAATGGGTTAATACATATTGGTGATAAAAACTTTGGTGGAGGTAGAGCAGGTGAAAAAGCTTCAACAGGTATCACTGAAGATTTAGTAAAGTTAGGGTTTGAATCTGGTAGAATGAAAACAGGAACACCACCCAGAGTAGATGGTAGGTCTTTAGATTATTCTAAAATGACAGAGCAACCTGGAGATGTTAAACCAGAAAAATTCTCATATACAAAGTTAACAAAACCATTAGTACATCAAAAGTCTTGTCATATGACTTATACGAGTCTTGAAGTACATGACTTGTTACGGACTGGTTTTGATAGGTCTCCAATGTTTAATGGTAGAATACAAAGTATTGGTCCAAGATATTGTCCTTCTATAGAGGATAAGATTGATAGGTTTGCAACCAAAGATAGGCATCAAATGTTTATTGAACCTGAAGGATGGAATACTGTTGAGGTCTATGTAAATGGTTTTTCAACTTCTTTACCTGAAGATGTTCAAGCAAAAGCATTACGTAAAGTTGCAGGATTTGAACATGTAAAGTTTTTTAGATTTGGTTATGCAATAGAGTATGATTATTTTCCTCCAACACAATTAAAGCATACGCTAGAAACTAAACTGGTGGAGAATTTATATTTTGCAGGTCAGATTAATGGAACTACTGGTTATGAAGAAGCGGGTTCGCAAGGTTTAATGGCGGGTATTAATGCGGCTTTAAAAATACAAGAGCGTGAGCCATTTATATTAAAACGTAGTGAAGCGTATATAGGCGTTTTAATAGATGATTTGATCACTAAAGGTACAGAAGAACCTTACAGGATGTTTACGTCAAGAGCGGAGTATAGAACTTTGTTAAGACAAGATAATGCTGATTTACGATTAACACCAATGTCTTATGAGATAGGATTGGCGTCAATAGAACAATTAGATCGCGTTCATGAAAAGCAAGAAAAAACAGACTTGTTTGTTGCTTTTCTTAAAGAGACAAGTATAAAACCCGAAGATGTAAATCCAATCTTGATAAACAAAAAAACGGCTGAGGTTGATCAGTCTATGAAGATGATTAAATTGGCTTCTCGACCACAATTAGATTTTGATGATGTAAGACAGTTCCCAGGTGTTAATGATTTTATTATTGATAATATTATTGACGATGAAATTGTTGAGCAAACTGAAATTCATGTAAAATATGCTGGTTATATAGAAAAGGAAAAGAACAATGCTGATAAACTGAATAGGCTAGAAAACATTTCTATTCCTTCGGATTTTGATTATCATAAATTGAAATCATTGTCTTTTGAGGCTCGCGAAAAATTGTCAAAAATTCAACCAACGAGTATATCTCAGGCAAGTAGAATTTCTGGTGTTAAACCAAGTGATGTTTCTGTATTGTTGGTTTATATGGGTAGATAG
- a CDS encoding S41 family peptidase, which produces MKKLIICIALCSLFSCEKALFEEDMASTDPKVNFEYLWKECNEKYSYFELKNIDWDAIKSKYEVKIFDGMSQDSLFNVLGAMLTELKDDHTNLISNFNVSKFGVKYLGQDNFDWRIIEDHYLNQDYYTSGPFKHNFIDNGNIGYVRFASFPGTIDGANFGFVLNRYKNTKGLILDLRENGGGAVSDVFNLLNRFVESKTLINYSRIKSGPEHNDFSEDEPVYISPYNGIRYKNKVAVLTDRGTYSAGSFTALATKALPNLMLIGDTTGGGLGLPNGGQLPNGWFYRFSVTQALTLDKNPDYENGVPPDIKVLFNWGDLTKDEIIERSILELQ; this is translated from the coding sequence ATGAAAAAATTAATAATATGTATTGCATTATGTTCACTCTTTTCTTGTGAAAAGGCATTGTTTGAAGAGGATATGGCATCGACTGATCCTAAGGTTAATTTTGAATACTTGTGGAAGGAATGCAATGAAAAATATTCATATTTTGAATTGAAAAACATTGATTGGGATGCAATAAAATCAAAATATGAGGTGAAAATATTTGATGGAATGTCTCAAGATTCTTTATTTAATGTTTTGGGAGCCATGTTAACTGAATTAAAAGATGACCATACAAATTTAATTTCGAACTTTAATGTTTCTAAGTTTGGGGTAAAATATTTAGGTCAAGATAATTTTGATTGGAGAATTATTGAAGATCATTATTTAAACCAAGATTATTATACTTCTGGACCATTTAAACATAATTTTATAGACAATGGTAATATTGGTTATGTGCGTTTTGCATCGTTTCCGGGTACCATTGATGGAGCTAATTTTGGGTTTGTTTTAAATAGATATAAGAATACGAAAGGACTTATTTTAGATTTAAGAGAAAATGGAGGAGGAGCTGTTAGTGATGTGTTTAATTTGTTAAATAGATTTGTTGAAAGTAAGACTTTAATTAATTATTCAAGAATTAAGTCGGGACCTGAACATAACGATTTTTCTGAAGACGAACCGGTTTATATTTCACCTTACAATGGAATAAGATATAAAAACAAGGTTGCGGTGTTAACTGATAGAGGTACTTATAGTGCAGGCTCTTTTACTGCTCTCGCAACTAAGGCACTTCCTAATTTGATGCTCATTGGAGATACTACTGGTGGCGGTTTAGGTTTACCCAATGGAGGACAGTTACCTAATGGATGGTTTTATCGATTTTCTGTAACACAGGCGTTAACATTAGATAAAAATCCTGATTATGAAAATGGTGTTCCACCCGATATAAAAGTACTTTTTAATTGGGGTGATTTAACAAAAGATGAAATTATTGAACGTAGCATCTTAGAATTACAATAA
- a CDS encoding 6-phosphogluconate dehydrogenase encodes MKKVVGIIVAIAAVLLIGYFLFVYYATYSEGFRSGELIKITHKGLLFKTWEGEISQGVSESQHFSFSVEGSEDEVIQQLKDMQGQQVKLTYKERFATFPWLGDTKYFVTEVEKTIRE; translated from the coding sequence ATGAAAAAAGTTGTAGGGATTATTGTTGCTATAGCGGCTGTTTTATTAATTGGTTATTTTCTATTTGTTTATTACGCCACTTACAGTGAAGGTTTTAGATCAGGAGAATTGATAAAAATTACGCATAAAGGACTATTATTTAAAACGTGGGAAGGTGAAATAAGCCAAGGTGTATCTGAATCACAACATTTTAGTTTTTCTGTAGAAGGCTCTGAAGATGAGGTTATTCAACAACTAAAAGATATGCAAGGGCAACAGGTAAAATTGACTTATAAAGAGCGTTTTGCCACATTTCCATGGTTGGGTGATACCAAGTATTTTGTTACTGAAGTAGAAAAAACGATTAGAGAATAG
- a CDS encoding DUF4175 family protein, whose protein sequence is MNNFNNIQQKLQQFIKKYYTNELIKGLILFISFGLLYFLITVFIEYFLWLPPFARSVLFFVFIAVELGLFIKFIAIPLAKLFGLQKGISLSEASFIIGKHFSEVDDKLLNVLQLNEDKNQSELLLASIEQKSKNLEPIPFINAISFKGNIKYLKYLSIPILIWIFMLLTGNNSIFNESFDRVVHYKTAYEPPAPFSFVVLNDKLQDVEGQPFNLIVATEGSVVPENVTIHFNNESYMLKDLNGNFTHQFNNLKEPIEFYLEANDVRSRPYQLEVLRTPNVTGFEMYMNYPAYTGKKDELIKNTGNAVIPEGSTVTWNITTKATDSMKFVSEKRNAFTLKSDNNFSISKRVSNTLNYQITTSNRGLKDYEKLDYTLQVIKDEYPKIEVKSDIDSVSRGPVQFVGQLSDDYGLKKLQLVYYDVKNKKALQIAPINVNKSTFEEFYYIFSPEILKIDLGKAYEMYFEVYDNDGSNGSKVTKSQIFAYYNKTQQEITDDLLKEQKQNLEELNKINNNSEKLNKELDEFSKKLRKKSDLNWNDKKEFDQFLKRQEQYKQMQEKHTENLKENLDEQERNDENAEIKDKKEVLKKRIEEVQELQEKNNLLDQLKKMSEKLEKEEMLNKLDKLTEQNKQEKKTLERLLELSKRFFVEKKAAQITQKLDSLSGKQEEESKKEESKIQDQKELNKEFESIKKDFEELRKQNENLAQPMKFPDTKQEEKIIEELMERAKENLENKEAQENSSNKPDQNDQRKKDAKTNQKAAAKKQKELSKKMGGAMMEMQGEMLQENIDDLKAILENLLTFSFDQEKLLDAFDGIDASHAEFPKLLRKQQIIKENFEHIDDSLYTLSLRVPQLTTKIQEDLADAHYNLNKSLDNIAENYVVPGRSNQQYTMTAANNLADMLSDMLNSLQNPSMGQGKGKGGKPEFSLPDIIKKQGELQEKMKEGMKKGEGEKKKGKDGEKGKEGEPKGGDGGSEQMSGEQYQIYQEQNALKEALKEMMGKDGKNGAKGQKAIKQMEQLEKQLLDKGFNNDVLQQMQQLEHELLKLEDAQLEQGKDTKRKSETNKNNFEQRTIPEIKGDKLFFSKDEILNREPLPLRNNYKKKVQQYFKETVKE, encoded by the coding sequence TTGAATAACTTCAATAACATACAACAAAAATTACAACAGTTCATTAAAAAGTACTATACCAATGAATTGATAAAAGGACTCATATTATTTATATCCTTTGGTTTACTGTATTTTTTAATTACTGTATTTATTGAGTACTTTTTATGGTTGCCACCATTTGCAAGAAGTGTGTTGTTTTTTGTTTTTATTGCTGTAGAGCTTGGTTTATTTATAAAATTTATTGCCATTCCTTTAGCAAAGTTATTTGGTTTACAAAAAGGAATATCTTTATCAGAGGCTTCTTTTATAATAGGTAAACATTTTTCTGAGGTTGATGATAAATTGTTAAATGTATTGCAACTAAATGAGGATAAAAATCAATCAGAATTATTATTGGCTAGTATTGAACAAAAATCCAAAAATTTAGAGCCGATACCGTTTATAAATGCAATCAGTTTCAAAGGAAATATTAAATATCTTAAATATTTATCCATTCCAATTTTAATATGGATTTTTATGTTACTTACAGGTAACAATTCAATATTTAATGAAAGTTTTGATAGGGTAGTTCATTATAAAACTGCTTATGAACCACCTGCTCCTTTTTCTTTTGTAGTATTAAATGATAAGTTGCAAGATGTAGAAGGACAACCATTTAATTTGATTGTTGCAACGGAAGGAAGTGTTGTACCTGAAAATGTAACTATTCATTTCAACAATGAGAGTTATATGTTAAAAGATTTGAATGGTAATTTTACGCATCAATTCAATAACCTAAAGGAACCAATAGAATTTTATTTAGAGGCTAATGATGTACGATCTAGGCCATATCAATTAGAGGTTTTAAGAACCCCAAATGTTACTGGGTTCGAAATGTATATGAATTATCCTGCATATACAGGAAAGAAGGATGAACTTATTAAAAACACAGGTAATGCTGTTATTCCTGAAGGATCTACAGTAACCTGGAATATAACTACAAAAGCGACTGATTCAATGAAATTTGTATCCGAAAAGAGGAATGCATTTACACTGAAGTCTGATAATAATTTTTCTATTTCTAAACGGGTTAGTAATACTTTGAACTATCAAATAACAACCTCTAACCGTGGTTTAAAAGATTATGAAAAACTTGATTATACACTGCAAGTAATTAAGGATGAATATCCGAAAATTGAAGTAAAATCAGATATTGATTCAGTAAGTAGAGGTCCTGTACAATTTGTAGGACAATTGAGTGATGATTATGGACTTAAGAAGCTTCAATTGGTCTATTATGATGTGAAAAATAAAAAAGCATTGCAAATAGCACCGATTAATGTTAATAAATCAACCTTTGAAGAGTTTTACTATATTTTTTCACCTGAGATATTGAAGATTGATTTGGGTAAAGCTTATGAAATGTATTTTGAGGTTTATGATAATGATGGTTCAAATGGGAGTAAGGTAACAAAAAGTCAAATATTTGCTTATTATAATAAAACACAGCAAGAAATTACGGATGATTTACTAAAAGAACAAAAACAGAATTTAGAAGAGCTTAATAAGATAAATAATAATAGTGAAAAACTGAATAAGGAGTTAGATGAGTTCTCTAAGAAGTTAAGAAAGAAGTCTGACTTAAATTGGAATGATAAAAAGGAATTTGATCAGTTTTTAAAAAGGCAAGAGCAGTATAAACAAATGCAAGAAAAACATACTGAAAACTTGAAAGAGAATTTAGATGAACAAGAGCGAAATGATGAAAATGCTGAAATTAAAGACAAAAAGGAAGTGTTAAAAAAACGCATTGAGGAGGTACAAGAACTTCAAGAGAAAAATAATTTGTTAGATCAATTAAAAAAAATGTCTGAAAAGCTTGAAAAAGAAGAGATGTTGAATAAATTGGATAAACTAACAGAACAGAACAAACAAGAAAAAAAGACGCTGGAAAGATTGTTAGAACTATCTAAACGATTTTTTGTTGAGAAAAAGGCAGCACAAATCACTCAGAAATTGGATTCTTTGTCTGGCAAGCAAGAAGAAGAATCTAAAAAAGAAGAAAGTAAAATACAAGATCAAAAAGAACTTAATAAGGAATTTGAATCCATAAAAAAGGATTTTGAGGAATTGAGAAAACAAAATGAAAATTTAGCTCAACCAATGAAATTTCCTGATACTAAACAAGAAGAAAAGATAATTGAAGAGCTGATGGAAAGAGCTAAGGAAAATTTAGAAAATAAAGAAGCTCAAGAGAATAGTTCAAATAAGCCAGATCAAAACGATCAAAGAAAAAAGGATGCTAAGACCAATCAAAAAGCAGCTGCAAAAAAACAAAAAGAATTAAGTAAAAAGATGGGTGGTGCTATGATGGAAATGCAAGGGGAAATGCTTCAAGAAAACATTGATGATCTTAAGGCAATTTTGGAGAATTTATTGACATTTTCATTTGATCAAGAAAAATTATTGGATGCTTTTGATGGTATAGACGCAAGCCATGCAGAATTTCCTAAATTGCTTAGGAAGCAACAGATAATCAAAGAAAACTTTGAGCATATCGATGATAGTTTGTATACACTTTCATTACGTGTACCACAATTAACAACAAAGATTCAAGAGGATTTGGCTGATGCTCATTATAATTTAAATAAGTCTTTAGATAATATTGCTGAAAATTATGTTGTACCGGGTAGATCGAACCAGCAGTACACCATGACCGCTGCTAATAATTTGGCGGATATGTTAAGTGATATGTTAAACAGCCTACAAAACCCTAGTATGGGTCAAGGTAAGGGCAAAGGTGGAAAACCGGAATTTAGTCTTCCTGATATTATTAAGAAGCAAGGAGAGTTACAGGAAAAAATGAAGGAAGGTATGAAGAAGGGAGAAGGAGAAAAGAAAAAGGGTAAGGATGGTGAAAAAGGAAAAGAGGGAGAACCAAAAGGTGGTGACGGTGGAAGTGAACAAATGAGTGGTGAACAATATCAAATTTATCAAGAACAGAATGCTTTGAAGGAGGCTTTAAAAGAAATGATGGGTAAAGATGGAAAAAATGGGGCAAAAGGGCAGAAGGCAATAAAACAAATGGAACAATTGGAAAAACAATTACTAGACAAAGGTTTTAATAATGATGTTTTGCAACAGATGCAGCAGTTGGAACACGAACTTCTTAAGTTGGAGGATGCTCAGTTAGAGCAAGGTAAGGATACGAAAAGAAAGTCGGAAACTAATAAAAATAACTTTGAACAAAGAACGATTCCTGAAATTAAGGGTGATAAACTCTTCTTTAGTAAGGATGAAATTTTAAATAGAGAACCCTTGCCTTTACGTAATAATTATAAAAAGAAAGTGCAACAGTATTTTAAAGAAACAGTAAAAGAATGA
- the ybeY gene encoding rRNA maturation RNase YbeY → MIEFNYQKEFEFNNSNDISNWLSEAIREESYKEDAINYIFCDDEYLLELNVKHLEHNTLTDIITFDYNLGKLISSDIFISIDRVLENSVKYAVKFDDELNRVMIHGILHLCGYKDKTKEEKLLMREKEDYYLSLRTFK, encoded by the coding sequence ATGATAGAATTTAATTATCAAAAGGAGTTTGAATTTAACAATTCAAATGATATAAGTAATTGGTTGTCAGAGGCTATTAGAGAGGAAAGTTACAAAGAGGATGCTATTAATTATATCTTTTGTGATGATGAATATTTATTAGAATTGAATGTTAAACATTTAGAACACAACACGTTAACTGATATAATTACGTTTGATTATAACCTTGGAAAATTGATAAGTTCAGATATTTTTATAAGCATTGATCGAGTGTTAGAAAATTCGGTTAAGTATGCTGTTAAGTTTGATGATGAATTAAATCGTGTTATGATTCATGGTATACTTCATTTATGTGGTTATAAAGACAAGACAAAAGAGGAGAAGCTACTTATGCGAGAGAAAGAGGATTATTACTTATCTTTGCGGACTTTTAAATAA
- a CDS encoding SPFH domain-containing protein — translation MEAYIGYIPYIFIVLIIFFASIFIVKQQTVAIIERFGRFLSIRHSGFQLKIPFIDKIAGKVSLKIQQLDVIVETKTLDDVFVKLKVSVQYVIIREKVYEAFYKLEYPHDQITSYVFDVVRAEVPKMKLDDVFVKKDDIAIAVKKELKDAMLDYGFDIIKTLVTDIDPDAQVKVAMNRINAADREKTAAQYEGDAARILIVEKAKAEAESKRLQGQGIADQRREIARGLEESVEVLNKVGINSQEASALIVVTQHYDTLQSIGEHTNSNLILLPNSPQAGSDMLNNMVASFTASNQIGEAMKKAELKKNNDKNIEE, via the coding sequence ATGGAAGCATATATTGGATACATTCCTTATATTTTTATTGTATTAATAATTTTTTTCGCCTCAATTTTCATCGTAAAACAGCAAACTGTTGCGATTATTGAAAGATTCGGTAGATTTTTAAGTATAAGACACTCAGGATTTCAATTAAAAATACCTTTTATAGATAAAATAGCTGGTAAAGTCAGCTTAAAAATTCAGCAATTAGATGTAATTGTGGAAACTAAAACCTTAGATGATGTATTTGTAAAACTTAAAGTTTCTGTACAATATGTAATTATAAGAGAAAAAGTTTATGAAGCATTTTATAAGTTGGAGTATCCACACGATCAAATTACGAGTTATGTATTTGATGTTGTACGTGCCGAAGTACCTAAAATGAAATTGGATGACGTATTTGTTAAAAAAGATGATATTGCTATTGCTGTAAAAAAAGAATTAAAAGATGCCATGTTAGATTATGGTTTTGATATAATTAAAACGTTAGTAACAGATATTGATCCAGATGCACAAGTAAAAGTAGCTATGAACCGTATTAACGCTGCTGATAGAGAAAAAACTGCTGCACAATATGAAGGTGATGCTGCAAGAATTTTAATTGTTGAAAAAGCAAAAGCAGAAGCAGAAAGTAAGCGTTTACAGGGACAAGGTATTGCAGACCAACGTAGAGAAATTGCACGTGGTTTAGAAGAATCTGTTGAAGTATTAAATAAAGTAGGAATTAATTCGCAAGAAGCCTCGGCATTAATTGTGGTTACGCAGCACTATGATACATTACAATCTATTGGTGAACATACCAATTCTAACTTAATATTATTACCTAATTCGCCACAAGCTGGTAGCGATATGCTTAACAATATGGTAGCTTCTTTTACAGCTAGTAACCAAATTGGTGAAGCCATGAAAAAAGCAGAGTTAAAAAAGAATAATGATAAAAATATTGAAGAATAA
- the tatA gene encoding twin-arginine translocase TatA/TatE family subunit: MISATIFLGWLGGQEVIIIGIIVLLLFGGRKIPELMKGLGGGIKEFKKATKDEDDDKKKEKITD; this comes from the coding sequence ATGATATCAGCAACAATATTTTTAGGATGGCTAGGCGGTCAAGAAGTTATTATTATTGGGATAATAGTTCTACTACTTTTTGGAGGAAGAAAAATACCTGAATTAATGAAAGGTCTTGGTGGTGGAATTAAAGAATTTAAAAAAGCCACAAAGGATGAAGATGATGATAAAAAGAAAGAAAAAATTACAGATTAA
- a CDS encoding acyl-CoA thioesterase: MTSKFKTSSDSEIILTELMQPNYSNFSGKIHGGFILSLMDKAAFACASKYSGQYCVTASVNRVDFLNPIEVGELVTMKAQINYVGNTSMVVGIRVESQNIQTGEIKHCNSSYFSMVAKDEKGKNVKVPGLIIRNNNEMRRFLRSIKRLKSSNERDQEFKLENFNPDLYKNHLDSYNIKFQY; encoded by the coding sequence ATGACATCAAAATTTAAAACATCATCTGATTCTGAGATTATTTTAACAGAATTAATGCAACCAAATTATTCTAATTTTAGTGGTAAAATTCATGGTGGGTTTATTTTGTCATTAATGGATAAAGCTGCTTTTGCCTGTGCATCTAAATATTCTGGACAGTATTGTGTAACGGCATCAGTGAATAGGGTCGATTTTTTAAACCCTATTGAAGTGGGAGAGTTGGTAACCATGAAAGCTCAAATAAATTACGTTGGTAATACTTCTATGGTGGTTGGTATTCGTGTGGAATCTCAAAACATACAAACAGGTGAGATCAAACATTGTAATTCTTCTTACTTTTCTATGGTTGCTAAAGACGAAAAGGGAAAAAATGTAAAGGTCCCTGGGTTAATTATTAGAAATAATAATGAAATGAGAAGGTTTTTAAGATCTATTAAAAGATTAAAATCAAGTAATGAAAGAGATCAAGAATTTAAACTAGAAAATTTTAATCCTGATCTTTATAAAAATCACCTAGATTCTTACAATATTAAATTTCAATATTAA
- a CDS encoding c-type cytochrome: protein MKNLLPIAVMIIVTLVSCQNKKTKPENNELTAAQDKNLSIQIELGEKLFNENICDACHFKQPSEVGPTIKTIVETYNEQEKSIADFLQGKVEPIVDTDEDQIAIMQMNIDTFVSKLSHLELEAIEVYMENATED from the coding sequence ATGAAAAATCTCCTTCCAATTGCCGTTATGATTATAGTTACTTTAGTAAGTTGTCAAAACAAAAAAACAAAACCAGAAAATAATGAGCTTACTGCAGCCCAAGACAAAAATCTGAGTATACAAATAGAGTTAGGTGAAAAACTTTTTAACGAAAACATTTGTGATGCTTGTCATTTTAAACAGCCTTCAGAGGTTGGTCCTACAATAAAAACAATTGTAGAAACGTATAATGAGCAAGAAAAAAGTATTGCTGACTTTTTACAAGGAAAAGTTGAACCTATCGTAGACACAGACGAAGATCAAATAGCTATCATGCAGATGAATATTGATACCTTTGTCTCAAAATTATCTCATCTTGAACTTGAGGCAATTGAAGTATATATGGAAAATGCTACGGAAGACTAA
- the gltX gene encoding glutamate--tRNA ligase encodes MINNVRVRFAPSPTGPLHIGGVRTALFNYLFAKNNGGTFILRIEDTDQNRYVEGAEKYIVDALNWLNFPFDEGPEIGGNHGPYRQSERKEIYKKHIDTLIANGNAYYAFDTSEKLDFHRKDHEAKGKTFIYNWHNRLKLDNSLSLDADEVKKRIDSGEKYVIRFKSPENETLLLNDIIRGEITIDTNVLDDKILFKSDGMPTYHLANIVDDHLMEISHVIRGEEWLPSMALHILLYRAFGWDAPEFAHLPLILKPEGKGKLSKRDGDKLGFPVFPLEWRNNGDVSRGYKEDGYFPEAVVNMLALLGWNEGSGSEKEIYSLEELINSFSLKHVSKAGAKFNPDKTKWFNQQYLQLKNDDELADLFSLHILAMNSNPILMESFKKTAKHLEDKNYIKQVVSLIKERATFVSDLLSLGSFFFIAPTSYDDKAKKQWKEGTPELMNELVSVLSPIQDFTSNNIETIVKEWITNKEIGFGKVMQPLRLSLVGAMQGPHIFDIMNLIGKEDTIERIQRAIKNL; translated from the coding sequence ATGATTAACAACGTACGGGTAAGATTTGCTCCTAGTCCAACAGGACCATTACATATTGGTGGTGTTAGAACCGCATTATTCAATTATTTATTTGCTAAAAATAATGGTGGTACTTTTATTCTACGAATTGAGGATACTGACCAAAACCGTTATGTAGAAGGTGCTGAAAAATATATAGTAGATGCTCTTAATTGGCTTAATTTTCCTTTTGATGAAGGACCTGAAATTGGTGGAAACCACGGACCATACCGACAATCTGAACGTAAAGAAATTTATAAAAAACATATTGATACATTAATTGCAAATGGTAATGCCTACTATGCTTTTGATACTTCTGAAAAATTAGATTTTCATAGAAAAGACCATGAAGCTAAGGGTAAAACATTTATATACAACTGGCATAACCGGTTAAAATTAGACAATTCATTATCGCTTGATGCAGATGAAGTTAAAAAAAGAATTGATTCTGGTGAAAAGTATGTAATTCGTTTTAAATCGCCCGAAAATGAGACGTTGTTACTCAATGATATTATTAGAGGAGAAATAACAATTGATACCAATGTGTTGGATGATAAAATTTTGTTCAAATCGGACGGAATGCCAACCTACCATTTAGCAAATATTGTAGATGATCATTTAATGGAAATAAGTCATGTTATACGTGGTGAAGAATGGTTGCCTTCAATGGCATTACACATATTATTGTATAGAGCCTTTGGTTGGGATGCTCCAGAATTTGCTCACTTACCTCTTATTCTAAAACCAGAAGGTAAAGGTAAATTAAGCAAACGTGATGGTGACAAATTAGGCTTTCCTGTTTTTCCATTGGAATGGCGAAATAACGGAGATGTTTCACGTGGATACAAAGAAGATGGTTATTTTCCAGAAGCTGTTGTTAATATGTTAGCTTTATTAGGCTGGAACGAAGGTAGCGGTTCTGAAAAAGAAATTTATTCATTAGAAGAACTTATCAACTCTTTTAGTCTAAAACATGTAAGTAAAGCTGGTGCAAAATTTAATCCGGACAAAACGAAATGGTTTAACCAACAATACCTGCAACTAAAAAATGATGATGAATTAGCTGATTTGTTCTCTCTTCATATTTTAGCAATGAATTCCAATCCAATTTTAATGGAATCATTTAAAAAAACAGCCAAACATTTAGAGGATAAAAACTATATCAAACAAGTAGTTTCATTAATAAAAGAGAGAGCCACTTTTGTTTCTGACTTATTGAGCTTAGGTAGTTTCTTTTTTATTGCCCCAACATCTTATGATGATAAAGCCAAAAAACAATGGAAAGAAGGTACTCCAGAATTAATGAATGAATTAGTTTCAGTGCTTAGCCCAATACAAGATTTTACTTCAAATAATATTGAGACTATTGTAAAAGAATGGATTACAAACAAAGAAATTGGATTTGGTAAGGTTATGCAACCGTTACGATTGAGTTTAGTCGGAGCGATGCAAGGTCCTCATATTTTTGATATAATGAACTTAATTGGTAAGGAAGACACTATAGAACGCATTCAAAGAGCAATAAAGAATCTCTAA